In the Alphaproteobacteria bacterium genome, CTTTGCTCGATACCTCCGCCCACGGCGTCTACATAATCGCGGCGACGCCATTCACAGACGACGGCGCGGTCGATACCGCAAGCCTCGACCGGTTGATGGACTTTTACGTGCGCGCCGGCATCACCGGCGTCACCGTGCTCGGCATCATGGGCGAGGCGCCCAAGCTCACCCATCAGGAGGCGGTCGCGCTGACCCGGCAGGTGGTGCGGCGGGTGAACGGCCTGCCGGTGATCGTCGGCGTCTCGTCGCCCGGCTTCGCCTCGATGGCGGCGCTCACGAAGGACGTGATGGACGTGGGTGCGGGCGGCGTGATGATCGCGCCGCCTTCCACGCTCAAGACCGACGACCAGATCGTCGCGTATTTCGGCAATGCCGTGGAGGCGATCGGCGACGATGTGCCGTTCGTGATCCAGGACTATCCGTACGCCTCGGGCGTCACCATGGCGCCCTCGGTCATCAAGCGCATCGTGAACAACTATCCCTCGGCCAAGATGGTGAAGCACGAGGAGTGGCCGGGGCTGGAAAAGCTCACCGCGCTCAAAGGGCTGATGAGCAACGGCATGCGCCATGTCGCGATCCTGTGCGGCAACGGCGGCATTTTCCTGCCGCATGAGCTCGAGCGCGGCGCGGACGGCGCGAACACCGGCTACGCGTACCCCGAGATGCTGGTGCAACTGGTGAAGCTGATCAAATCGGGCGAGCGCGCGGCCGCGCATGATCTGTTCGACCGGCATTTGCCGCTGCTGCGCTACGAGCAGCAGCCCGGAATGCTCGGCCTCGCGGTGCGCAAGTACATCTTGAAGCGCCGCGGCGCGATCGCGAGCGATGCGCAGCGCAAGCCGGGGATCAAACTCTCGAAGGAAGCGATCGCCGAAATCGAATTCCTGATCGCCCGGCTGGAACGGAATACCTAGCGCATGTTCCGGCGAAGTGGACACCGTTCGCCGATGAAGAACACGCGCCAACGAAAGAAACACAGCCATTTCGGCGACAAGTTCAGAGATTAGCGATGCAAGTTGATGGGAAATGGCTGTGAGTTCGCGCCCTGACGTGCGCATGGCGGTCGATATCGGCGGCACATTCACCGATATCGTGCTCGATCGCGGCTCCGCGCGGATCACCCGCAAGGTGCTGACCACGCAGCGGCCCGAGGAGGGCGTGCTGTCCGGCGCGCGACTTGTGCTCGGCGACGCGGGCCTGCACTTCTCCGACATCGATGTGTTCATCCACGGCACCACGCTCGCCACCAATGCGATCATCGAGCGGCGCGGCGCACGCACCGCGCTGATCGCGACCGACGGCTTTCGCGATACCATCGAGATCGCAAACGAGAGCCGCTACGATCAGTACGACCTCACCATCGAAAAGCCGCAGCCGCTGGTGCCGCGCGCGCTGCGCTTCACGGTGCCGGAACGCGTCGACGTGCACGGCAAGGTACGCCTTGCCCTCGACGAAGCGGCGGTCGCCGCGCAGGTCGTGCGGCTCAAGGACAACGGCATCGAGGCGGTCGCGATCTGCTTCATGCATTCGTATGTGAACCCCGCGCACGAGCAGCGCACGGGCGAAATCCTGAAAAAAGCGATGCCGGAATTGAGCATTACGCTCTCCTGCGAGGTGTGCCCGGAAATCCGCGAATACGAGCGCACCTCGACGGCGGTGGCGAATGCCTACGTGCAGCCGCTGATGGACGGCTACCTCGCCCGCATGGACGAGGCGCTGCGGCAGGAGCAGTACCGCGGCGCGGTCTATCTGGTGACCTCGGGCGGCGGGCTCACCTCGATCGATACCGCGCGAAAATTTCCGGTACGGCTCGTCGAGTCCGGACCCGCGGGCGGCGCGATCTTTGCCGCGCAGGTGGCGGCGCGCGGCGGAGAGAAGAAGGTGCTGTCGTTCGACATGGGCGGCACCACGGCGAAGATCTGCCTGATCGAGAACTACGAGCCGAACTCGGCGCGCGTCTACGAGGTCGACCGCGCGGCGCGCTTCCTGAAGGGCTCCGGCCTGCCGGTGCGCATCCCGGTGATCGAGATGGTCGAGATCGGTGCTGGCGGCGGCTCGATCGCCAGGATCGATGCGTTGAAGCGCGTGACCGTCGGGCCCGAGAGTGCGGGCTCCGAGCCCGGGCCGGCCTGCTATGCGCGCGGTGGGCTGCTCCCGACCGTCACCGACGCCGATGTGGCGCTCGGCATGATCGATCCGGCGGCCTTCGCGGGCGGTACGATCGCGCTCAAGCCGGCTTTGTCGAAGGCCGCACTCGCGACCGCCGTCGGCGATCCGCTCGGGATGTCGCCCGAGACCGCCGCCTACGCGGTGCACGAGATGGTGTGCGAGAACATGGCAAGCGCCGCGCGCGTGCATGCGGTCGAGCGCGGCGAGGTCGTGAGCGAGCACACGCTGATCGCGTTCGGCGGGGCTGCGCCGCTGCATGCGGCGCGCGTCGCCGAGAAGCTCGGGCTCGCGCGCGTGCTGGTGCCGCCGAACGCGGGCGTCGGCTCGGCGGTCGGCTTTCTGGTCGCGCCGATTTCCTACGAGCTGGTGAAGAGCCGTCACATGCGGCTCGACAATTTCGATTCAGCAGGGGCGTCTGCGCTGCTCGCCGGGATGGCGCGCGATGCGCGCGCGCTGGTCGAGCCGGGCGCGCGCGGGGCGCCGGTCACCGAGCGGCGGCTCGCGTACATGCGCTATGTGGGGCAGGGGCACGAGATCACGGTGCCGCTGCCGGTGCGCGCTCTCACTGCGGACGATGCCGCGACGCTGCGCGAGACCTTCGAGCGCGAGTATTCGGTGCTGTTCCGCCGCCCGATACCGGGCGCGGCGATCGAGGCGCTGAGCTGGTCGGTGCTGATTTCAACGAAGGCCGAGCGTCCGGCTGCGATCAATGGCGCGCCGGAGAAACGTTCGCCGTCGCCCGACGGTAGCCGCGCGTTCTTCGATGGCCGCGCCGGCTGCTCGATCGACGTGCCACTCTACCGGCGCGAGCGGATGGCGGCGGGCGTGCGCGTGCCGGGTCCTGCGATCATCGCCGAGGACGAGACCTCGACATTCGTGACCGCGAGCTTCGACGCGCGCATCGACGCTGCCGGGTGTATCGTGATGGAGCGAAGGGTGTGATGCTCAATCTCTCAGTTGTCATTCCGTGGCGCCGCGAAGCGGCGAGCCCGGAATCCATAGCCACCACCGTGGAGATTGCGCTCGTGCGGAGCGATATAGCTTACTTCGTGGTTACGGATTCCGGGCTCACGCCTTCGGCGTGCCCCGGAATGACCAACTGAGAGATCGTCATGACATCCGCCACACGTCTCATCGACCTGCAGATCATGTGGAACCGGCTGATCGCGGTGGTCGAGGAGCAGGCGCAGGTGCTGATGCGCACGGCGTTCTCGCCGATCGTGCGCGAGTGCGGCGATCTGTCGGCCGGCGTGTTCGACCGCAAAGGGCGCATGCTGGCGCAGGCGGTGACCGGCACGCCGGGCCACGTCAACTCGATGGCGGAGTCGGTGAAGCACTTCATCCGCCACTTCCCGCTCGACACCATGAAGCCGGGCGATGCCTACATCACCAACGATCCGTGGATGGGCACCGGCCATCTCAACGACTTCGTCATCACGACGCCCGCCTTCAACCGGAAGGGCGAGCTGGTCGCGCTGTTCTCCTGCACCAGCCATCTGATGGATATCGGCGGCATCGGCTTCGGCCCGGACGCGACCGACGTGTTCATGGAAGGCCTCTACATTCCGATGCTCAAGCTGATCGATCAGGGCACCGTGAACGAAACGCTGATGGCGATGATCCGCGCCAACACGCGCCTCCCGATCGACACCGAGGGCGACACCTACTCGCTCGCCGCCTGTAACGATGTCGGCGCGAAGCGTCTCGCCGAAATGATGGAGGAGTTCGGCATCGACTCGCTCGATCCGCTTGCCGAGCACATCCTGGCGCGTTCGCGCGAGGCGGTGCTTGCCGAGATCGCCAAGCTGCCGAAGGGCACATGGCACAATACCATGACGGTCGACGGCTACGATCAGCCGGTGACCTTGGCTGCGGCGCTGACGATCAGCGATACCGGCATTCACGTCGATTTCACCGGCACGTCGCCGCAGTCGCCGCGCGGCATCAACGTGCCGCTCTCCTACACGACCGCATACACGGTGTTCGGTCTCGGCTGCGTGGTGGCGAGCCAGATCCCCAACAATGCGGGCTCGCTCGGGCCGCTCACGGTGTCGGCGCCGCCCGGCTGCATCCTTAATGCGCCGAAGCCCGCGCCGGTCGCGATACGCCACGTAACGGGCCAGATGCTGCCGGACGTCGTGTTCGGGTGCCTGCGCCAGATCGTTCCGGAGCGCGTGCCGGCCGAAGGCACGTCGTGCCTGTGGAACCTGATCGTGCGCGGCGAGACGCAGTCGGGCGCCGGCGGCAACTACGGGTTCTCAATGGCGATCACCAGTAACGGTGGCACGGGGGCGCGTGCCGACAAGGATGGGTTGTCGGCGACCGCCTATCCGAGCGGCGTGCGCGGCACGCCGGTCGAGATCGCCGAGAGCCAGACCCCGCTGATCTTCTGGAAAAAGGAGCTGCGCCCCGGCTCCGGCGGTGTTGGCCGCACGCAGGGCGGTCACGGGCAGATCATCGAGATGGAAAGCGGCGTCGGCCGGCCGTGGGACATCCTCGCGGCGTTCGATCGCATCGAGCATCCGGCGCGTGGGCGCGACAGCGGGCAGAACGGCGCGCCGGGCTACGTCGGCCTCAAGTCCGGCCAGAAATTCCGCGGCAAGGGCTTCCAGCTCGTGCCGCCGGGCGACCGGCTGGTGGTCCATACACCGGGCGGCGGCGGCATCGGTGCCCCTGCGGAACGCAAGGCGGAGCGTGTCGCGCGCGATCTCGCGGACGAACTGATTTCCACCGAAACCGCGCGCCGTGTGTACGGCTACACTGGAATCAAGGCCGCCGAATAACGCGACATCGCGCCGATTGCCCTTGTCGGCGCCCCGCCATATCGTCCCGCCCGACAACACATAAGGGACGACGGAAATGGCCAAGTTCGGAATCGGTCAGGCGGTGCGGCGGGTCGAGGACGCGCGTTTCCTCACCGGCGCGGGGCGCTACGTCGACGATATCGTGCTGCCCGGCATGGCGCATGGCGTCGTGTTGCTCTCCCCGCATGCACACGCGCGCATCAAGAAGATCGACACATCCAGCGCGAAGGCCGCACCCGGCGTGTTGCTGGTGCTGACCGGCGCGGATGTTGCGGCCGAACATCTCGGCGCGTTCACGTCCGCCATGATGCCGGAAGATCTCGGTGCGCCGAAGGGACACCGCATCCACCAGCAACTGCTGCAATCCGACAAGGTGCGCTTTGTCGGCGACCGCGTGGCGTTCGTTGTGGCGGAGACGCAGGCGCAGGCGCGCGATGCCGCCGACATGATCGAGGTCGACTACGAGACGCTGCCGGCCGTCGCGCTGGTGGAAGACGCCGCGAAAGACGGCGCGCCGAAGGTGTGGGACGACAATCCGAACGGCAATGTCGCTTTCATGCTGGCATTCGGCGACGAGAAGGCGACCGATGCGGCCTTCGCCAAGGCCAGGCATCACGTCAAGCTGCGCATGGAGAACAACCGCGTCACGCCGGTGTCGATGGAGCCGCGCACCGCGATCGGCGACTACAACGCGGCCGACGACGCCTACACGCTCTATACGTCGTCGCAGAACCCGCACGGCGTGCGCATGGAAATGGCGCACCTCTT is a window encoding:
- a CDS encoding hydantoinase/oxoprolinase family protein; translated protein: MAVSSRPDVRMAVDIGGTFTDIVLDRGSARITRKVLTTQRPEEGVLSGARLVLGDAGLHFSDIDVFIHGTTLATNAIIERRGARTALIATDGFRDTIEIANESRYDQYDLTIEKPQPLVPRALRFTVPERVDVHGKVRLALDEAAVAAQVVRLKDNGIEAVAICFMHSYVNPAHEQRTGEILKKAMPELSITLSCEVCPEIREYERTSTAVANAYVQPLMDGYLARMDEALRQEQYRGAVYLVTSGGGLTSIDTARKFPVRLVESGPAGGAIFAAQVAARGGEKKVLSFDMGGTTAKICLIENYEPNSARVYEVDRAARFLKGSGLPVRIPVIEMVEIGAGGGSIARIDALKRVTVGPESAGSEPGPACYARGGLLPTVTDADVALGMIDPAAFAGGTIALKPALSKAALATAVGDPLGMSPETAAYAVHEMVCENMASAARVHAVERGEVVSEHTLIAFGGAAPLHAARVAEKLGLARVLVPPNAGVGSAVGFLVAPISYELVKSRHMRLDNFDSAGASALLAGMARDARALVEPGARGAPVTERRLAYMRYVGQGHEITVPLPVRALTADDAATLRETFEREYSVLFRRPIPGAAIEALSWSVLISTKAERPAAINGAPEKRSPSPDGSRAFFDGRAGCSIDVPLYRRERMAAGVRVPGPAIIAEDETSTFVTASFDARIDAAGCIVMERRV
- a CDS encoding dihydrodipicolinate synthase family protein — protein: MPLLDTSAHGVYIIAATPFTDDGAVDTASLDRLMDFYVRAGITGVTVLGIMGEAPKLTHQEAVALTRQVVRRVNGLPVIVGVSSPGFASMAALTKDVMDVGAGGVMIAPPSTLKTDDQIVAYFGNAVEAIGDDVPFVIQDYPYASGVTMAPSVIKRIVNNYPSAKMVKHEEWPGLEKLTALKGLMSNGMRHVAILCGNGGIFLPHELERGADGANTGYAYPEMLVQLVKLIKSGERAAAHDLFDRHLPLLRYEQQPGMLGLAVRKYILKRRGAIASDAQRKPGIKLSKEAIAEIEFLIARLERNT
- a CDS encoding hydantoinase B/oxoprolinase family protein encodes the protein MTSATRLIDLQIMWNRLIAVVEEQAQVLMRTAFSPIVRECGDLSAGVFDRKGRMLAQAVTGTPGHVNSMAESVKHFIRHFPLDTMKPGDAYITNDPWMGTGHLNDFVITTPAFNRKGELVALFSCTSHLMDIGGIGFGPDATDVFMEGLYIPMLKLIDQGTVNETLMAMIRANTRLPIDTEGDTYSLAACNDVGAKRLAEMMEEFGIDSLDPLAEHILARSREAVLAEIAKLPKGTWHNTMTVDGYDQPVTLAAALTISDTGIHVDFTGTSPQSPRGINVPLSYTTAYTVFGLGCVVASQIPNNAGSLGPLTVSAPPGCILNAPKPAPVAIRHVTGQMLPDVVFGCLRQIVPERVPAEGTSCLWNLIVRGETQSGAGGNYGFSMAITSNGGTGARADKDGLSATAYPSGVRGTPVEIAESQTPLIFWKKELRPGSGGVGRTQGGHGQIIEMESGVGRPWDILAAFDRIEHPARGRDSGQNGAPGYVGLKSGQKFRGKGFQLVPPGDRLVVHTPGGGGIGAPAERKAERVARDLADELISTETARRVYGYTGIKAAE